In Setaria italica strain Yugu1 chromosome IX, Setaria_italica_v2.0, whole genome shotgun sequence, the genomic stretch TGATATGGATGCTTTCACATGTGCTGGGCCTTCAGTTGTTACTAAATTAAATAATGGAGAGGCAGCTCAGGTTATCTACGTCATTTTCTTGTCATAGTTTGTACTGTTTATTGTTTGATATATTCCTAAAGTTTGTTTTCGAGGAAATTCCATCAATCCTAAAGGTCCTTTCACTTGGCAGTGCAGAGATTACTTAATAAGTAAGTCTGATTCATTTTCACTTATGATATTGGTTGTCATTTGTTATCTGCATTGCCATAGTTTGCCTAAGGCATCAATTTCCCTGTCATAGCTATGGTCTATGTGATGCATATTTGGAAGCCTGCATATGCTTTCATAAAAATGCTTGAGTATACCCTTGCTAGAAATCTATGAAAAGCATTTGTTAAGAACTGAATTATTGCTTATTTGGTTAGTAGAAGGGAACTAGTTGCGAAGAGGACCTTGAAGTATAATTTCAAAGAAGTGCTGTCTGACCATGATGGTCCTGTAGCATAACTATATAGAAATGAGTTGTAAGGTTAACTCTGCTTGCTTTTAACTATCTGTATTTGTTCGCACCTGGATAGCTATCTGCATTGGCATATCGTGTATAGTATACGCATGCATTTTGAGGACCATAGGACAACTTTTACATCCAAGATCCCAGGTCTTGAAAAAGTAGATGTGGTGATGAACAGAATCGGTTCAAAAATGTCAACCATTTCCTAACCCACCTCATACGACTGCAGCTCATATTTTTAGTTAAACCACTCGATGGCAATTCTGTCCTTCTGTTTACTGAGACGAAGTACGGAATGAATTGGAGCAGTTTTTGCCTACCATACTTCTGTTCTGTTCGTTAACCTAGGCCTtatttagttgctaaagtttggaggtgccaaattactgttacaacactgtagcacactgtagtgtttcgtttgtatttgtgaattattgtccaaacattgactaattaggctcaaaagattcgtctcgcaaagtacaacaaaactgtgcaattagttttttaatttcgtctacatttagtactccatgcatgtaccgcaagtttgatgtgatggggaatctttttttttgcataatgtcaaagttgggagttgggggggCCTAACGGAGTTTTAAAGCTGTGTCTGTCAGGTGCATGTCTCATCATCTACAGTTTGAAGAAATCCGAACTGCATAATGCGTTTCAGCTTTCTTCAATGTCAGAGCGCTGCTCTTTGAAAAGATACAGAAGAGCAGCAGTATACGGAATTTTCCTATTTTCCCGGTCACTTTCACGGCTATTTAATTTATCTGCAGCCTATAAGGCATGTATATGAGGTTAGCAGCGATGGGATCTAATGCCTGTGCAAATGTTCATACTGCTATCTTGTTGCCGTATGACGTTATGAGACCGGCTCATTTGCCCCACAAAGATTTCCTCAAGAGAGGATTGATGTGATCACGTAAACCCAAGTGGAGGAGGAGATAGTCCGATGATACTCTCTGATGCGAGgatcgattttttttttcccggcTTGATGCGTGAGAGGCTCCACTGGGCCGAAAACCGTAGGACACACAAAGGGGCGGGCAGGCGGAAGCGGGATCCGGTCCGTTGCGGCCAGTTTGCTCTTCGCCCATTTCGGTTCGGGCCACCAGCAGGCCCAACACCGCGGAACAAGAGCCGGAAGCCGGCCGATTCGGCGGTGGATCATGGATGGATACACGCCATCTCCGTGCTCAGAAGAGGGGAATCTGCCTGTCGGCTCGTGGTCCGGCACCTCGCGGTCGCAGGCAGGTGAGGTGGCAGGGACCCGTGGCGGGGCGGGCAGCGAGCTAGCTAGAAGAGGCAAGCCAATCCGGCAATCCGTCTGCCCTGCCTTGCCCACCCGCCACGTCTGGCGTGCCCATCAGCTCGGGTTGGGGATATTTTGGCCGCGATCCAAAAGAGACGCGGCGGGGCCCGGCGCCAGCCCGCTCCGTCCTTATCCACTTTGCTGCGTCACCCCCCGAGCGCTGGGTCTGCTCACCTCTCGGTCAAATGGAGATGGCCGTTGGCTTTTGGAGCTTCCTTAGATGCAAAAGCTCCTTAACATCCGGAACAGGGCCTCGCTACAGTGCTTGTGGCGGCTTCACCGTGCTTCTAGTGACGCCTCGCGGTACCTTCACCCGCCGGTATCCGGACGCTCCCTCCCTCCATGATTTAAGAGGGGCCCATCGGCTCATTTCTCTTGTACCCGGACACTGTGGTGGTGCGGTGCTCTTCCTCTCGTTAGCATAGTAGTGCAGTAAGCCAGTGGCCAGCAGTAACCTTTGTTGGAGGAAGGCGAAGATGCTGGAGAAGCTGTGGGACGACGTGGTGGCCGGGCCTCACCCGGAGACGGGGCTCGAGAAGCTCCGCAaggccgccacctcccgcccgATCGTCATCGACAAAGGTAGCGCGGTTTTCTACCACTAGTTATTATGGTAGCAGTTTGGAACAAAACTCAATCAAGATACATGAAGCACCAATGCAAACTGATCTGATGTCTAACGACGGACTCTCTCAACTAGTACAGATCTGCTTAAAAGATGGCTCATGAAATCATGATCTGCTTGATTTGTTATACTTTCTCGAGGACCAAAAATGGtttaaaagaaaaactaatTAACGGAGCATCCTAGACATGTTAAGCTGTACACGTATGATGATGATCTTGAGTTAAGAACtaaccccccaaaaaaaacttTGCTCCCAAGATGCCGTTGCTGCTGCCGGGAGCTACAAGCGGACGCAGTCGATGCCGTCGACCCCGACGACGCCGgggacgccgtcgtcgtcgacgacgccgCGCGGCGGCAACAACGTGTGGCGCAGCGTGTTCCACCCCGGGAGCAACCTGGCCACCAAGAGCATGGGCGCCAACCTCTTCGACCGCCCGCAGCCCAACTCCCCCACCGTCTACGACTGGTAAGCGCCGTCCATGGTCTCCATGCGCCGGCATCTCtctgccgtcctcgccgtccttTGGTTTATACTCCGTATTAGTACTTAGCAGCAGGATGATCTCTACTTAGTAGTACCATATGGTT encodes the following:
- the LOC101782123 gene encoding dormancy-associated protein 1 translates to MLEKLWDDVVAGPHPETGLEKLRKAATSRPIVIDKDAVAAAGSYKRTQSMPSTPTTPGTPSSSTTPRGGNNVWRSVFHPGSNLATKSMGANLFDRPQPNSPTVYDWLYSDETRSNHR